The following are encoded together in the Bacillus cereus group sp. RP43 genome:
- the purQ gene encoding phosphoribosylformylglycinamidine synthase subunit PurQ: MKFAVIVFPGSNCDVDMFHAIKDELGEEVDYVWHDRENLDEYDAILLPGGFSYGDYLRCGAISRFANAMKAVQKAAEQGKPILGVCNGFQILVESGLLPGALMRNENLKFMCRTVQLRVENNETMFTSQYEKDEVINIPIAHGEGNYYCDEAALKQLEENNQIAFRYVENPNGSVSDIAGIVNEKGNVLGMMPHPERAVDELLGGAEGLKVFQSILKQWRETYVVNA, from the coding sequence GTGAAATTTGCAGTCATAGTATTCCCAGGTTCGAACTGTGATGTCGATATGTTCCATGCAATTAAAGATGAGCTTGGTGAAGAAGTAGATTACGTTTGGCACGATAGAGAGAATTTAGATGAATATGATGCAATTTTACTACCAGGTGGATTCTCTTACGGTGACTATTTACGTTGTGGTGCTATTTCTCGCTTTGCTAACGCAATGAAAGCAGTGCAAAAAGCTGCTGAGCAAGGAAAGCCAATTTTAGGAGTGTGTAATGGATTCCAGATTCTTGTTGAATCAGGATTACTACCAGGAGCATTAATGAGAAACGAAAACTTAAAGTTTATGTGCCGTACGGTTCAGTTACGTGTTGAAAATAATGAAACTATGTTTACATCACAATATGAAAAAGATGAAGTAATCAATATTCCAATTGCACATGGTGAGGGGAATTACTATTGTGATGAAGCAGCTCTTAAACAATTAGAAGAGAATAATCAAATTGCATTCCGTTATGTAGAAAATCCGAACGGTAGCGTTTCAGACATTGCTGGTATTGTAAATGAAAAAGGAAATGTACTTGGTATGATGCCACACCCAGAGCGTGCTGTAGATGAATTGCTTGGTGGTGCTGAAGGGTTAAAAGTCTTTCAATCTATCTTAAAACAGTGGAGGGAAACATATGTCGTTAATGCTTGA
- the purS gene encoding phosphoribosylformylglycinamidine synthase subunit PurS: MYKVKVYVTLRESVLDPQGTAVKGALHSLSFTEVQDVRIGKYMELTIDKSVSDLDTKVKEMCEKLLTNVVMEDFRYEVEEVVAQ; this comes from the coding sequence ATGTATAAAGTTAAGGTATATGTAACGTTAAGAGAAAGCGTATTAGATCCACAAGGAACAGCAGTAAAAGGGGCACTTCATAGTCTTTCGTTCACAGAAGTACAAGATGTTCGAATCGGAAAATATATGGAATTAACAATTGATAAATCAGTATCTGACCTTGACACAAAGGTAAAAGAAATGTGTGAAAAACTATTAACAAACGTTGTAATGGAAGACTTCCGTTATGAAGTTGAGGAGGTTGTCGCACAGTGA
- the purC gene encoding phosphoribosylaminoimidazolesuccinocarboxamide synthase yields MQKLELLYEGKAKRIYRTESADMVWVEYKDSATAFNGEKKETITGKGRLNNEITTLLFRKLQEVGIKTHFVEKLSETEQLVKKVSIIPLEVVTRNVIAGSLSKRLGMEEGTVLAEPIVEFYFKDDDLGDPLVTEDHIRVLNVASPEQVSVLRDMALQINQVLIDHFASCRVRLVDFKLEFGVTDEGEIILADEISPDTCRLWDETSNEKFDKDVFRRDLGNLTEAYEEILKRLGGISHV; encoded by the coding sequence ATGCAAAAGCTAGAATTGCTGTATGAAGGTAAGGCAAAAAGAATTTATCGTACAGAATCAGCAGATATGGTTTGGGTAGAGTACAAAGATAGTGCGACTGCTTTCAATGGGGAGAAAAAAGAGACGATTACAGGAAAAGGTCGTTTGAACAATGAGATTACAACTTTATTGTTCAGAAAGTTACAAGAAGTAGGAATAAAAACACATTTTGTAGAGAAGTTATCTGAAACAGAGCAACTTGTTAAAAAAGTGAGTATTATTCCTCTAGAAGTTGTCACAAGAAATGTAATTGCAGGAAGTCTTTCAAAACGATTAGGAATGGAAGAGGGAACTGTACTTGCAGAACCAATCGTAGAATTTTACTTCAAAGATGATGATTTAGGAGATCCGCTTGTAACGGAAGATCATATTCGTGTATTAAACGTTGCATCACCAGAGCAAGTAAGCGTATTACGAGATATGGCTCTACAAATCAATCAAGTGTTGATTGATCATTTCGCAAGCTGTCGTGTAAGATTAGTAGATTTTAAATTAGAGTTTGGTGTAACAGATGAAGGAGAAATCATTTTAGCGGATGAAATTTCACCAGATACTTGCCGTTTATGGGATGAAACGAGCAATGAAAAATTTGATAAAGACGTATTCCGTCGTGACCTTGGAAATTTAACAGAAGCTTATGAAGAGATTTTAAAACGTTTAGGGGGAATTTCACATGTATAA
- the purB gene encoding adenylosuccinate lyase, giving the protein MINRYTRPEMGAIWTEENKFKAWLEVEILACEAWAELGDIPKEDVKKIREHASFDIDRIYEIEKETRHDVVAFTRAVSETPALGEERKWVHYGLTSTDVVDTALSYILKQANEIILKDLENFVSILANKAKEHKYTIMMGRTHGVHAEPTTFGLKLGLWYEEMKRNVERFKQAADTVRVGKLSGAVGTYANIDPFVEKFVCENLGLEAAPISTQTLQRDRHAHYMSTLALIATSIEKMAVEIRGLQKSETREVEEAFAKGQKGSSAMPHKRNPIGSENMTGLARVIRGYMMTAYENVPLWHERDISHSSAERVILPDATIALNYMLNRFGNIVKNLTVYPENMKRNMKRTYGLIYSQRVMLTLIDKGMVREEAYDIVQPKAMEAWETQVQFKELVEADERITSKLSQEEINECFNYEHHMQHVDTIFERLGLNEA; this is encoded by the coding sequence ATGATTAATCGTTATACACGCCCTGAAATGGGTGCAATTTGGACGGAAGAAAACAAATTTAAGGCATGGTTAGAAGTTGAGATTCTAGCTTGTGAAGCATGGGCTGAGCTTGGCGACATTCCAAAAGAAGATGTTAAAAAAATTCGTGAGCATGCATCATTTGATATTGATCGTATTTATGAAATTGAAAAAGAGACACGTCATGACGTAGTTGCATTCACTCGTGCTGTATCAGAAACACCAGCATTAGGTGAGGAACGTAAATGGGTTCATTACGGTTTAACATCTACAGACGTAGTAGATACAGCGTTATCTTACATCTTAAAACAAGCGAATGAAATCATATTAAAAGACTTAGAAAACTTTGTAAGCATTTTAGCTAACAAAGCGAAAGAGCATAAATACACGATCATGATGGGAAGAACACACGGTGTTCATGCAGAACCAACAACATTTGGTTTAAAACTTGGTCTTTGGTATGAAGAAATGAAACGTAACGTAGAGCGTTTCAAACAAGCTGCTGATACAGTTCGCGTTGGTAAATTATCTGGTGCGGTTGGTACATACGCGAATATTGATCCATTCGTAGAAAAATTTGTTTGTGAAAACTTAGGATTAGAAGCAGCACCAATTTCTACACAAACATTGCAACGTGATCGCCATGCTCATTACATGTCAACACTTGCACTAATCGCAACATCTATTGAAAAGATGGCAGTCGAGATTCGTGGTTTACAAAAGAGTGAAACACGTGAAGTTGAAGAGGCTTTTGCAAAAGGCCAAAAAGGTTCTTCTGCAATGCCACATAAACGTAATCCAATTGGATCTGAAAATATGACTGGTTTAGCTCGTGTTATCCGTGGTTATATGATGACAGCTTACGAGAATGTTCCATTATGGCATGAGCGCGATATTTCTCACTCTTCAGCAGAACGCGTAATTTTACCAGATGCTACAATCGCGTTAAATTACATGTTAAATCGCTTTGGTAATATCGTTAAAAACTTAACTGTATACCCAGAGAATATGAAACGCAATATGAAAAGAACATACGGCTTAATTTATTCTCAGCGCGTAATGCTTACATTAATCGACAAAGGTATGGTACGTGAAGAAGCTTATGATATCGTACAGCCTAAAGCGATGGAAGCTTGGGAAACACAAGTACAATTTAAAGAGCTTGTAGAAGCTGATGAGCGTATTACGAGCAAGTTATCACAAGAAGAAATTAATGAATGCTTCAACTATGAGCATCATATGCAACACGTTGATACAATCTTTGAACGCCTTGGGTTAAACGAAGCGTAA
- the purK gene encoding 5-(carboxyamino)imidazole ribonucleotide synthase: MTRIILPGKTIGIIGGGQLGRMMALAAKEMGYKIAVLDPTKHSPCAQVADVEVVAPYDDLKAIQHLAEISDVVTYEFENIDYRCLQWLEKHAYLPQGSQLLNKTQNRFTEKNAIEKAGLPVAMYRLVQNQNQLTEAIAELSFPSVLKTTTGGYDGKGQVVLRSEADVEKARELADEAECILEKWVPFEKEVSVIVIRSVSGETKVFPVAENIHVNNILHESIVPARITEELSQKAIAYAKVLADELELVGTLAVEMFATADGEIYINELAPRPHNSGHYTQDACETSQFGQHIRAICNLPLGETNLLKPVVMVNILGEHIEGVLGQVNRLTGCYLHLYGKEEAKAQRKMGHVNILNDNIEVALEKAKSLHIWDHQEQLLEGKR; the protein is encoded by the coding sequence ATGACGAGAATCATTTTACCTGGAAAAACAATCGGCATTATTGGAGGCGGCCAGCTTGGAAGAATGATGGCGTTGGCAGCTAAGGAAATGGGTTATAAAATTGCTGTTTTAGATCCTACAAAGCATTCACCATGTGCACAAGTTGCTGATGTTGAAGTTGTTGCACCATATGACGATCTAAAAGCAATTCAGCATTTAGCAGAGATAAGCGACGTTGTCACATATGAATTTGAGAATATTGATTATAGATGTTTACAATGGCTTGAAAAACATGCTTACTTACCACAAGGTAGTCAGTTGTTAAATAAAACGCAAAATCGTTTTACAGAAAAGAATGCAATTGAGAAAGCTGGGTTACCAGTAGCAATGTATAGATTAGTTCAAAATCAAAATCAGCTTACTGAAGCGATTGCTGAATTATCATTTCCTTCCGTCTTAAAAACGACGACAGGTGGATATGATGGGAAAGGGCAAGTTGTTTTAAGAAGTGAAGCTGATGTTGAGAAGGCACGAGAGCTTGCGGATGAAGCAGAGTGCATTCTAGAAAAATGGGTGCCTTTTGAAAAAGAAGTATCAGTTATTGTAATTCGTAGTGTAAGTGGTGAAACGAAAGTATTTCCCGTAGCGGAAAATATTCATGTAAATAACATTTTGCATGAATCTATCGTTCCAGCTCGCATTACAGAGGAACTTTCTCAAAAAGCAATTGCTTATGCAAAAGTGCTCGCGGATGAACTAGAACTTGTGGGAACACTAGCGGTAGAGATGTTTGCTACAGCTGACGGTGAGATTTACATTAATGAATTAGCACCAAGACCTCACAATTCAGGACACTATACACAGGATGCATGTGAAACGAGTCAATTTGGTCAACATATTCGAGCAATCTGTAATTTACCTCTTGGAGAAACAAATTTGTTAAAACCAGTTGTCATGGTAAACATTTTAGGCGAACATATAGAAGGGGTCCTAGGACAAGTGAATAGACTAACCGGGTGCTATTTACACTTGTATGGAAAAGAAGAAGCAAAAGCGCAGCGGAAAATGGGGCATGTTAATATTTTAAATGATAATATTGAAGTCGCTCTAGAAAAAGCGAAGAGTTTGCATATTTGGGACCATCAAGAACAACTGTTGGAGGGAAAAAGATGA
- the purE gene encoding 5-(carboxyamino)imidazole ribonucleotide mutase, translating to MKSLVGVIMGSTSDWETMKYACDILDELNIPYEKKVVSAHRTPDYMFEYAETARERGLKVIIAGAGGAAHLPGMVAAKTNLPVIGVPVQSKALNGLDSLLSIVQMPGGVPVATVAIGKAGSTNAGLLAAQILGSFHDDIHDALELRREAIEKTVREGSELV from the coding sequence ATGAAATCATTAGTTGGAGTCATAATGGGAAGCACGTCAGACTGGGAAACAATGAAATATGCTTGTGACATTTTAGATGAATTAAATATACCGTATGAGAAAAAAGTTGTATCCGCTCATCGGACTCCGGATTATATGTTTGAATATGCAGAGACAGCTCGTGAACGTGGATTAAAAGTTATTATTGCTGGAGCCGGTGGAGCAGCGCATTTACCAGGAATGGTTGCAGCGAAGACAAATCTTCCTGTAATCGGTGTCCCAGTTCAATCAAAGGCATTAAACGGCCTAGATTCGTTATTATCCATTGTCCAAATGCCAGGAGGGGTTCCAGTTGCAACTGTTGCAATTGGTAAGGCTGGTTCAACGAATGCTGGACTACTTGCTGCACAAATACTTGGATCATTTCATGATGATATACATGATGCATTAGAGTTGAGACGAGAAGCTATTGAGAAAACTGTGCGTGAAGGTAGTGAGCTAGTATGA
- a CDS encoding DMT family transporter — MKEICMLLVAVILWGAAIAPTKWALESIQPFTLLFIRLFFAGGICMLFSYGQLQKAIVHKHIPWKRMSLLSFTGVAGYFMFTSYGISLTSGLHVSIIDAALPLVTILFSAFFLKEKIQSNYWIGIILGAIGVLLITISSNDADQEVSLIGDILILLSTFLFAFYTVLLKQPKQEQYLSNKVFTTLTLIIGSVILLPFAMVETFYYGFPKIETWKAGLSVMYLVIGATILAYWFWNKALERVSASVSGLYLNALPLISIVASIVLLNESLTWRIVIGGGLVLFGVVWADKSKLIDLFIISRQKTPASRNE, encoded by the coding sequence ATGAAAGAAATATGCATGTTATTAGTGGCTGTTATATTATGGGGGGCAGCAATTGCGCCAACGAAATGGGCATTAGAATCCATTCAACCATTTACTTTGTTATTTATTCGTCTTTTCTTTGCAGGTGGAATTTGTATGCTTTTTTCATATGGTCAACTTCAAAAAGCGATCGTACATAAACATATTCCATGGAAAAGAATGAGTTTGTTATCTTTTACTGGTGTAGCTGGGTACTTTATGTTTACATCCTACGGGATTTCTTTAACAAGTGGATTACATGTTAGTATCATTGATGCCGCATTGCCATTAGTTACAATTCTTTTTTCAGCGTTCTTTTTGAAAGAGAAAATTCAGTCGAATTATTGGATAGGTATTATATTGGGGGCTATAGGGGTACTTCTTATTACAATTTCATCTAATGATGCTGATCAAGAGGTGTCTTTAATAGGAGATATCCTAATTTTATTAAGTACCTTCTTATTTGCTTTCTATACAGTATTGTTAAAACAGCCGAAACAGGAACAGTACCTATCAAACAAGGTTTTTACAACATTAACTTTAATTATTGGATCCGTTATTTTATTACCATTTGCAATGGTAGAAACTTTTTATTACGGTTTCCCAAAGATTGAAACCTGGAAGGCTGGACTTAGTGTAATGTATCTTGTTATTGGAGCGACAATTTTGGCATATTGGTTTTGGAATAAAGCACTAGAGAGAGTTTCAGCATCAGTAAGTGGATTATATTTAAATGCATTACCGCTAATAAGTATTGTTGCGTCAATTGTTCTATTAAATGAATCTTTAACGTGGAGAATAGTAATAGGCGGCGGTTTAGTCTTATTTGGAGTGGTATGGGCAGATAAAAGTAAATTAATCGATTTATTTATCATTTCTCGACAGAAAACTCCCGCCTCAAGGAATGAGTAG